The genome window tcccaaagtaatatacataatgattaaaataaaaaaaaaaattagagttaCAGCCTACTTGCCGTAGGGCCTCAtctcaggttttggtgctggtctgTATTGTTCCTGCTCAGATTTCGGTTtttggcctggtggcaggatataTTCTTATTGCTATAGcttctcttctttccctcctttaatgcttttaatgcaactgcaacactgctctctgcttagagagcagggggaaaagaggaattgaatTCCGATGAcaaacgagggccctgactttcatGGTTGGGGATATTgttacgcagacataagggaaaaagcacagaactaCTTCTACAGCCAAAGACTTAAGGTCAACAAAGACAGTGTGCacaggtaacttgctggtgtggcagttactttCTTAACCAATAAAGCTTGATACTTAACCGATaagcatagaggtaacctgcacagagcagcagttactgcccttaaccaataaacgttgatacttttgatgcaactgtaacatcactctctgcttcgaaAGAGGGAGGTTGGGGGGTGGAAGAAAAGCGAAATTTGGATTCACAGACAACCACCATGagctgtgccttttttttttttggtctggggtactgaggcacagaaaaaacaacaacacaggactacttctatggccaagtccataagcaaagcacatcaagcaggtATAcacgggagtaacctgcacagtgtggcagATACCAGCaggggaagcttgctgggcagactggatggacctttggttcttttctgccatcacttctgtGTTTCTATTCAGCGTTTGTTTCTTACGCATTCTTTTAGCGGATGCCTTTGACTTTCTCCTTCAGCTTTGGGCTCTGCTAGCTTTGTGGTTTGCACAGCACTGCGTACAGAGTCTGCCTTCCTAGgaggttccagttcagtttgtatCTGCGATCAGGGGCGCCCACCACGGAGGAACGCTCCTAGGAAGGGGGGGAGAGCAGCTCGGAGGCAGCTTccagttaaccccccccccccctgccccaagCAAGCGCCGCCTTGCCGCATCCCTTCTGCCAGGGGCTTGCAGGGCCGCCCGCTGCTCCGTACCTGACGCCCTGGCTCCCGGCCGAGCTCTGACACAAGTGCAACCGAACCTCCTTCAGGTGCCTGCCCAGGGTGGCCCCGATACTCTTCACCGTGGCAGCCGCCATCTTGCCCGAACGTGACCCACCTCCCCGCCCAATCACAAGACCAAGAAGGCGGAGCTTACAAGGCCCAGAGGAAACCCGCCAATGAGAAAGCAGAGCGGGGCTGACCGATGCCAGACTTTCCATAATTGGAGCCCAGGGCCTACGATTCTTATGTATTCATGTTCCGTTTTAATGCCGCCGACCTAGGCCACTAATCGCCTGGCTGCAGGCGCATGGGCAGCGGTGTGCGGGGTTCCCTATCCCCCCCCGGCAGCTGAGCCTAAGGCTTCCTTCCAACCGCCTCTTCCATAGAGGGAGGGCGGAGGGTTGCCCAATTAGCGATTTGGTCGCCAGATCTGGCGACTTTTTGAAGCAGGTAAAGTCCTGCACCGGAGCAGCATGGCGAGAAGGGAGCAGGCTCTGCGGCCGATGACCCGCGGGGGCGGGGCTTGTAGCGGCATAAAGAGGCGCCGCCTCCAAGCCCGGCTCGCCAGAACGGGCCACTTTGTGCgttggcagcttttttttttttcttcttaccttCAGCGTGCAGCTGGCTGCTTTCATCCCTGCCCCGGCTATTGTTGCTGTCCTCATTTTACCCTGCTGAAGCCTCCAAACCCAGCTCGTGCCGGGGAGCTGgaaataaagatttttattttttattttttttgcctgatTGAGGATTACCTTCCTGGCGGGGGACAAAAAGGGGAAGAGAGGATGTTGAACACCATGACAAGAGGGCGGGGGATGCCGGTGCAATGGCAAGGGTAGAAGATGCAGAGGAAGGTCGAGGCAGGAAGAGTCAGAAGAGGAGTGTGAAGCAAAGAAGAGAGTGGGGATGAGGGAcaaagagtggaggaggagaactgggcagagagggagtgtgggggacAAGAGGCTGATAGGGGAGTATGAGGGGCAGAGAGGGAAACAGAACCAGGTTAgctttttgctgccctatgcacACAATTACTgtgatcccgccccccccccccccaattcattgtGTCGGTCCTGGCCTTCATCTCCCTCCAGCGCGCTAAAGTTTAAAAAGTGACTTGGGTTTATTGGATGCGGGTTGATTATCTTTATTTTACGGCTTTCCTTGTATTGCTACACCCACTATAGCCCTCTTGAAGAGCCATGTGTCAgaatcattttttcttttatatatttcttaTTTTCTCACTGACTTTTCTTCAATTGCATTTGTAATGTTAGGAAAAAAGAATTCTTTATcttataaatacaatttaaaaagctAACaccacaatggggggggggggggggggggggaacataagaaattgccatgctaggtcagaccaagggtccatcaagcccagcatcctgtttccaacagaggcccaaaaccaggccacaggaacctgacAATGAGCTTCAACCTGAGAAGCTAATGTATTTCTTGCCTCTACCTAGGCTCCCATGACCCCCTCTTTAATCCAGCAAGCCATGGTAGCCcatgaagctggttcaccctgcttccttccaccgtgaaggacaaataggcgGTCCCTCTTttggaccggttctgaaacttccagaaagCAAAAGTCTACCGCCATTCAAATGACTGAGGAGGCGTCCGTGTCCCCGTGCTTACCTAGCGaaggcaatgaaatggactgattcaaatgaaagtctgagatgACCTTAGGTGAGaaggatagaatgttatgaagGTGTAACGCttctggagtcatccggaggaacggttcccgatgTGACAACATCTGCAGTTCACAGATGCGACGTGCCAAgtatatagccaccaggaacaccattttcaaggttaataaacacaaggaaagacCAAGTAGTGGCTGAAAAGAGGGCCCTGCCAAAATTTCCAATACTAGatgaagattccacaagggaaccagccacAGTAGGAGTGGccgaaggtgcttcacccctttcagaaaatagGCCCCATCCAGATGAGCCGACAGCAAGGTTTCGTTCACCTCGCCCCGAAACAGGAGAGAGCCTCTACCTGCtacttcaaggagttaagggccaaactTTTATTCAagtcatcctgcaaaaattccagattccctgtacataccaggatattccagaataagtgggattttaATCGCCTGAGGGGGACACCGtcttccttgcaccaggcctcaaatactctccagaccagCACATATGCTAGGAACATAGAGAACTTCAGAgcatggagtaaggtggcaattaccgccgcggaatatcctcgcttcatcaggcgagccctctcaagggccagcctgtaagacagaatcaagtccGATCCTCATGGGTGaccagtccctgctgtagcaggtctgtgtggtgggaggcacagggaggATCTGCACCAGGAGTCTCCATATGTCCACATACCACGGACACTTGGGCCAATCTAGAGCTACTAAGGGGACAAAATCCCTGTGGTACGTGATTCGGtgaatgatcctgcccagtaggggccatggaggaaaggtgtaTAGCAACTCTCttcttccggccaggtctgaaTAAGAGTGTCGAGCCCCAGAGACCATggctctcttctgtgactgaagaattggggaaccttcgcattgtgagattcGGCCAGCAGGGTGATGGCCaggaggccccagtgatctatttatttatttagcatttttatataccgacattctcgatacaaatatcaaatcaggtcggtttacataaaacaaaactatcgCGGTGAGGCATTACAATAAACGGAGTATCAGAACATAAGgggttacaataaacggagtatcagaacataagaatataaatattaaatagacaacagtgACTGATCAAATAACGTGAAAATATgataaataacatgtaataaatagataatagtgTAATTAactaacatgtaataaaataaataataaactaaaatagaatggtataaatatatatatatatatagacgaCTGTAACTCGTCAAAATACATGAAATATAtgtagaaaataattaaaaataaatgatgtgCTATATAtgtagaaaataattaaaaataaatggtgTGTTAATTTGAGAAATACCGGTAACAGAGGCCAATGTTTGTGGGCCTGGTTATACGTAATGCATGGGCTAAAGAATGAGCTTGTAGAGAACTATTTTGTTCTTTGGCCCGTGtcagagtgttcctgcgattctggaaaggcttgccggaagagccacgttttcaaatttttcttaaaagttatatgacttttacttttatgatctactatcagttgaaaggtttcggctgacaacacccactctcctggatgcAGACTTTCCCTGCTTAGAatgtctgctctgatgttgtcgtCTGTAGATGTAtatccgcccattccataaggaggtctatctcctgAGACACCtggtggctcttggttcctccctggtagttgatgtaggctaccttAGTTGTGTTGTCCAACATTTTGCGGACCGCTTGaccttggagtctgtggctgaatggCAAGCACACAAGCCTCAATGCCAGGGCTTCCAGACGACTGATGTACCAGAGAGCCTCTTCTTCCGTCCAAATTCCCTGGGCCATGAGTTCCTGTACAAAGGCCTgtaggccctggaaaaattcaaTCTACGAAAAGGCCGaagggtccatgcctagcccggGGGAACTGGGGTGGGCCCAGCCAAGGGGTTACTCAGATCCGGAGTACCCGCTGCCAATCCTTCAtttgaatgggaggagccgggctcagcaaagtctggggaggccaaATCCTCTTGGGCTTCCTCAAAGTGCTGACACAAGTTGAAATCCAAGTCAGGCTtggaagccctaatatgacaagcagtgcagacagcaaggtgcttatgtttcttggctgctggcaCTTTTGGCAGCGGTAACTGTGCGTTCGATCTGCTCACgcttaaatatttatgcacacaaattttgAGTGCCTAGGCAGGGCACAGCGAGGTGCACACACAACATGTGTGCCTGGCTTCTCCTTTATCCTGCGCTTAACGCTATTATGTACGAGGCATGTGCGTAGAGCAATACAGAATGCACAAAGACGCGCACAAAATAGCACCGCCGCGGCCTACCATGCGGTGTGCCGACCAAGTTTAAAGTGGGGCCTAACCCACCaagggggctgctcaacctgctcgTAAGCCCACTTCCCTATGCCCCGAGATCGGGGACAACTTCAGTAGGGTGCGTCGAGCaaggaggaagtcttaccgaaacccctctTCTCTGAAAGAGAATGTTTTGGGCTCAGCCCTTACTGGCTcggtacagagatggtctccagctgcaggggaggagggttttgtccatCACGGCCACGCtaggcttcctgcacctgcagcCTTTCAGCTGCTTGAATAGCAAAGTCCACGCCAGCAACTGGCTACTGGACTAAGgcccacctctgagggatctcagaaatcacctcaggaattctcaaccgggggagggaccTCTAGGTATCAGCACAGGAGaacggggctcaatcttttctccaatttaaaagcagAATTTCTTCTTTgaaaaggtacagcgatccccatagggaaagcacagCCCATTTGTTAGGAGatagagagatactgaagagctgaggtcactgcaggggtgtatctagggtgatgtcagctttcaaacctgactctgtctccactCGCTGGCTAGGGAGCAcagcccattggtcctgagtccccactggctacatgctaggaaattactacttacctgataattttgttttctttagtgtagacagaaggcctcagcttcctgcccttggctgctgaatgattgtgttaatggtcctcctgtgtggctacaTGTTCTAGGGGATTAcgggtaagtgttcatccagtccctagccgTGTTAATGTGCTtattgtctgagctcagtgtttcatgGTGGCTGAGAATTGAAATGGGTATATGTTTTTTATGCAAACGTTTTGCTAGTCTGTCACAGTTGCTTtgaaagagaatactggcaggctggatgtcactgcaggagtatatatatactgtgatggcCGTTTGCTGGGTCTCCATCTACTGCTAGAAGTGCAAAGCCCactggtcctgagcccatctgtctacaccaaggaaaacgaaaagatcaagtagtaatttctccatagaTTACACATCAAAACTATAAAAGTaaggagagagaaagcagaaCGTTTTAAAGCATATTTCTATGTTGGTTTCTTAAAGCTCTCAAAACTTTACAAAGAAAAACTTTACAAAAGATTTATTTACCATTTTGTTTACAGTAAACTTTTTTTTGGTCTTACATGCTATCCAAGTTTGAATCATtccaaaaaacacatttaaaataacTCATTTTAACTGCTTGATAGCCAAAAGAAAGACAGATCTGATGCTTTAGTGCTTCGCGAGGGACTGACTGAACTAGGATAAAACTAGGGAGCAATGCTGAAACTTAATCTGCAGGAATGACCCCAGAGGCTGAGAAAGTAGAGCATTTACAAAAATGTTACAGCAATCTAACCTTACATTTATGAGTCTGTCCTTTTCTAGTCTTCCAACCTGCAAAACACTCTTCAACATGGAGGGCAAATAATGGAAAATCTACAGCAatctcaaacaattttcagaaataTGGTTTCAAAACGGTACCAAGCTCAATATTGTCAAGAAATGTGATGTTTCCATCTTCAAACAGAAAATAAGTCTGTACAAACAGAACACAAATGAACAGAGTACAAAACCTTCAGGCAGTTCAAGTAGAAGTTTATACATTGCTGTTGCTTCAATATTTGGGTCTCTTCACTTCCACCCTGAAACAAGAGGAGAGAAAAAGTAGTTAAAATGAATTTCGACACATGCTCGAGTCCAGGGCCCCAGCACAAGTCTGTAAACGAACAGCCGCTGGCTGCATGTATTGAAACTACAGGGAATTATTATGCTTGTGCTCCAAAATACTAAGACCACCTTTATTTCATTCCATATCATGGGACATCAATCCATTTTACCTTGCTTCCATTTACCACTGCTTCATGAAGTCTGAATTTCTGGGTGAAATAAACCACCAGCAAATATCCCCTTGCCCAACCTCTAAACAAGGTTCAAATCAGATCACCTAGCTTGCAGTCCTTTCAAATGCAATAACCAGGCAGACTGCACCCAGAAAGGAAGGAAaatggttcttacttgctaatttttgttcctgtgataccactgatcagtccagacaagtgggttttgtatccctaccagcagatggaggcagagaacaaaagcttTGTGGCACTGCTCAGAGAGAGTGCCacatgcagtccctcagtattgacctgtacccaagccaaagatTTAGTCACTAAACCCCTTTCCAGGGCAAACCGGTAACTCAGGGTTGGAACCTCATGAACTGGAGCCTCTCCTACTTCCAGAGAACAAAACAGTCTGATAAGTACTTAACTCAACATATTTACAATTTGCAAACATTTCTGAAATACGGTTCATCAACTATCAGGAAATTCAGTCTTTCAGCAGCGAAGGGGTGggatctctggactgatctgtggtattacaggaacgaaaattagcaggtaagaaccagtttttctttcctgttcatacctagataagtccagacaagtgggatgtacccaaggaCCCCTAGACTGGGCAGAAACCTGAAAGACCCACATGTAGAACACACTCAAAAGGTCGCATCAACCTCCGCTTGaatgtccaaacagtaatgcttggtgaaagtatgaagcgaGGACCATGCCACAGCCCTTCATGTTTCCTGAGGAGACACTAACTtgcactctgcccaggaggctgcctgcgctcTTGTAGAATTCGTTCTTAGGCCTACTGGAATTCTGCGACCCTCACAGATATAAGGAGAGCAAATAGTTTCCTTCCGCCATCAAAAGATTGTGGCTTTAGAAGCTTTATCTCCTTTCTTTGTGCCACCGAACAatacaaaaaggtgatccaatCACTGAAAACTGTTAAGGGACCTTCAGATACTGCCGCACATCCAAAAAATGCAGCTATCTATCCTGAGACGAATCCTTAAACCACTCCGGAACGGCCGGAAGCTCTACCATCTGATTGATatgaaaggaggaaaccaccttcagtaaaaaggaGGGGACCGTTTGCAACATCACCCTGTCATTAGAAATACGTAAAGAGGGATCCCTGCAAGACAGCGTCTGT of Rhinatrema bivittatum chromosome 18, aRhiBiv1.1, whole genome shotgun sequence contains these proteins:
- the NDUFA2 gene encoding NADH dehydrogenase [ubiquinone] 1 alpha subcomplex subunit 2 → MESLASVSPALLSHWRVSSGPCKLRLLGLVIGRGGGSRSGKMAAATVKSIGATLGRHLKEVRLHLCQSSAGSQGVRDFIEQNYVHLKKANPDFPILIRECSGVQPKLWARYEFGKERSLPLHNLNADQLAKALESLVKSKI